Proteins encoded in a region of the Capra hircus breed San Clemente chromosome 3, ASM170441v1, whole genome shotgun sequence genome:
- the LOC102175634 gene encoding T-cell surface glycoprotein CD1a isoform X2: protein MLFLQTALLLTLLPCGNNENDFQEPITFQIIRISSFYSRFFTQSLGSAWLDELQTHAWENNSDTVIYLHPWSKGNFSDEELIEVENILHTFFIRLGQALYNHASQWQLEYPFELQVAGGCEMHIRDASVGFVRVGYQGSDFLSFQKNLWVPSPEGGNRAKLVCALFNLYQGTQEIIHKLLSDTCPRFLLSLLDAGKAYLQRQVRPEAWLSPGPSPGPGLLTLVCHVSGFYPKPIWVMWMRGEQEQQGTQRSDVLPNADGTWYLRVSLNVEASEASGLSCRVRHSSLGGQDIILYWDQHSSPGWVILAVIVSLVLLAGLAFWLRKSWSTYVSDA, encoded by the exons ATGCTGTTTCTGCAAACTGCATTGCTTCTGACTCTTCTCCCATGTGGTAACAATGAGAATG ATTTCCAGGAGCCAATCACCTTCCAAATCATTCGGATCTCATCATTTTATAGCCGATTCTTTACACAAAGTCTGGGCTCAGCTTGGCTGGATGAGTTGCAGACTCATGCCTGGGAAAACAACTCTGACACAGTCATTTACCTGCATCCTTGGTCCAAAGGCAACTTCAGTGATGAGGAGTTGATAGAAGTGGAAAACATACTTCATACATTCTTCATTAGACTTGGTCAGGCACTTTACAACCATGCCAGTCAATGGCAACTTGAAT ATCCCTTTGAACTGCAGGTAGCAGGTGGCTGTGAGATGCACATCAGAGATGCCTCAGTAGGCTTTGTGCGAGTCGGTTATCAAGGATCAGACTTCCTAAGCTTCCAGAAAAATTTATGGGTACCCTCTCCAGAGGGTGGAAATAGGGCTAAGCTTGTCTGCGCACTATTCAATTTGTACCAAGGCACCCAGGAAATAATACACAAGCTGCTCAGTGACACCTGCCCACGTTTCCTCTTGAGTCTTCTCGATGCAGGAAAGGCATATCTCCAGAGACAAG tGCGACCAGAGGCCTGGCTCTCCCCAGGCCCCAGTCCTGGCCCTGGCCTCCTGACGCTGGTTTGTCATGTCTCTGGCTTCTACCCAAAGCCCATTTGGGTGATGTGGATGCGGGGTGAGCAGGAGCAACAGGGCACTCAGAGAAGTGACGTCTTGCCTAACGCTGATGGGACGTGGTATCTTCGGGTTTCCCTGAATGTGGAAGCCAGTGAGGCATCTGGCCTGAGTTGCCGTGTGAGGCACAGCAGTCTAGGAGGCCAGGACATCATCCTCTACTGGG ATCAGCACAGCTCCCCTGGCTGGGTCATCTTGGCAGTGATTGTGTCCCTGGTCCTCCTGGCTGGCCTTGCCTTTTGGCTTAGGAAGAGCTG GAGCACTTATGTGAGTGATGCCTGA
- the LOC102175634 gene encoding T-cell surface glycoprotein CD1a isoform X1, whose product MLFLQTALLLTLLPCGNNENDFQEPITFQIIRISSFYSRFFTQSLGSAWLDELQTHAWENNSDTVIYLHPWSKGNFSDEELIEVENILHTFFIRLGQALYNHASQWQLEYPFELQVAGGCEMHIRDASVGFVRVGYQGSDFLSFQKNLWVPSPEGGNRAKLVCALFNLYQGTQEIIHKLLSDTCPRFLLSLLDAGKAYLQRQVRPEAWLSPGPSPGPGLLTLVCHVSGFYPKPIWVMWMRGEQEQQGTQRSDVLPNADGTWYLRVSLNVEASEASGLSCRVRHSSLGGQDIILYWDQHSSPGWVILAVIVSLVLLAGLAFWLRKSWTCCKPSNTLLPLE is encoded by the exons ATGCTGTTTCTGCAAACTGCATTGCTTCTGACTCTTCTCCCATGTGGTAACAATGAGAATG ATTTCCAGGAGCCAATCACCTTCCAAATCATTCGGATCTCATCATTTTATAGCCGATTCTTTACACAAAGTCTGGGCTCAGCTTGGCTGGATGAGTTGCAGACTCATGCCTGGGAAAACAACTCTGACACAGTCATTTACCTGCATCCTTGGTCCAAAGGCAACTTCAGTGATGAGGAGTTGATAGAAGTGGAAAACATACTTCATACATTCTTCATTAGACTTGGTCAGGCACTTTACAACCATGCCAGTCAATGGCAACTTGAAT ATCCCTTTGAACTGCAGGTAGCAGGTGGCTGTGAGATGCACATCAGAGATGCCTCAGTAGGCTTTGTGCGAGTCGGTTATCAAGGATCAGACTTCCTAAGCTTCCAGAAAAATTTATGGGTACCCTCTCCAGAGGGTGGAAATAGGGCTAAGCTTGTCTGCGCACTATTCAATTTGTACCAAGGCACCCAGGAAATAATACACAAGCTGCTCAGTGACACCTGCCCACGTTTCCTCTTGAGTCTTCTCGATGCAGGAAAGGCATATCTCCAGAGACAAG tGCGACCAGAGGCCTGGCTCTCCCCAGGCCCCAGTCCTGGCCCTGGCCTCCTGACGCTGGTTTGTCATGTCTCTGGCTTCTACCCAAAGCCCATTTGGGTGATGTGGATGCGGGGTGAGCAGGAGCAACAGGGCACTCAGAGAAGTGACGTCTTGCCTAACGCTGATGGGACGTGGTATCTTCGGGTTTCCCTGAATGTGGAAGCCAGTGAGGCATCTGGCCTGAGTTGCCGTGTGAGGCACAGCAGTCTAGGAGGCCAGGACATCATCCTCTACTGGG ATCAGCACAGCTCCCCTGGCTGGGTCATCTTGGCAGTGATTGTGTCCCTGGTCCTCCTGGCTGGCCTTGCCTTTTGGCTTAGGAAGAGCTG GACTTGCTGTAAACCTTCAAACACACTTCTCCCTTTGGAATGA